The DNA region ctctatctaggcctaattctgctcctataccttatggtcttaagttctAAAACAGGGATGGAATTACGAAAGGTTTGGTGAAATAACTAGGTTTTAAGGAGTGTCTCAAGAGGAGTGAGGTAGCAATAAATGTGAGATCCAGGGAGAGATTTACAGAGCTTGGACCTAGGTTACTGAGCCTACATTTGTCAAAGGTGGAACAACAGAAGTGGAGGTGAGATAGATCAGAGATGATGAGTTTTAAGACTGGAGAAAGAAGAGAGGAATAAACCCATGTCTTAATTCCAGATATCATTATTTGATTGTGTGGAAGGTTCTCCATAAATTGCATACAGTATTCTagtattattaaaaaaaaatttcagagATAGAGCATagcaacaggtccttccagcccaacgagcccaagACCCACATTTACATACATATAACCAAGTAAACTACTGAACTgttcgtctttggaatgtgggaggaaaccagagcacccggaggaaacccacacagtcatggagagaatgtacagtcTCCTTAtagacagaggcaggaatggaACCCCGGTCAAcagcgctgtaaagcattacgatAACCACTACATTGCCGTATTTCCCCATTTTTATCAGATTCAAAAATGCACCAATATCTCCCTGTGGGCATAAAGCAAATATGATGTCAGTTTCAAATAATAAGAAACTCAGATTGTCTTTGTCCTTTTCCCTACCTCAGTCTCGATTCAAATCTTTGAAGATTTTCTACTTGGTTGCTGCTTTCAAATTTTGTCTTTGTCATGGTGATTTCTCAGTCTCTGGTTTAAATTCCTTCCCTTCTCAAGAATAAATAAAGTTCTTTGATCAAATTTGTGTTGAAATATCTAAATTGTTTTGTCAGTAGTTAAACTTTAATGACATAGGAAGTGAGTTTTAATGCACAGGCACAAGAAGCATCAACGTGATTGAGTCTCATTTGCAGTCTGAAATGGTCTCGCAAGCTTTTCAGTTTAGTGCCCAGTTGGGGAAAGATCAATTGATATGGATCTTGCTTGTAATGTTCATATCCCatgagcaaattaattaaaactaaGAGTAGTAAAAGAACTGGAAAGCTAAATATGatccttcaggaaaaaaatggCAATCTTTGTTAATCATAGGAgatttttgcagatgctggaaatcttgagcaacccacataaaatgctggagaaactcaactagtcagacagcatctatagagggaaataaaccattgacattttgagccaagacactTGGTCAgttctgacctgctaagttcctccaccattttgtgtgtgttgacaatATTCATTAAACTAATCCAAACTATGAACGTTTGTAATTGAACATTACTAATCTCATTTAATTCCTCACCTGCATGAGATTACCTGGTTAAAAGGAGGTTACAGGTGGCGGAACATGAAAcctgggactctgtacctccttctgcaacagcACCTTTGATTTCCTTATAGGGAGGCCACAATCAGAGCGGATTGGTAATGACATTTCCTCCTGGCAGACGTTCAACacaaggatgtgtgtttagcctactgctctctctacactcgcgtgtggttaggcacagctcaaacaccatccataAATTCCCCGATGACACCACTGCTTTTTGGCAGAGTCTCAGCTGGCAGTGAGGggctgtacaggagtgagatagatcggctGGTCGAGTGGAGATacgacaacaaccttgcactcaacatcagcatcaGCAAGAACAGGGAACTGATtcctgtggacttcaggaaagggaagtcaggagGACAAACACCAATCCTCATTACGGTGTCAgaggtagaaagggtgagcagcttcaagttcccaagTGTTAACGTCTATCCTAGGCTAAACGCACGACGCAATCacaagaaggcatgccagtggctctactttcAATGGAAATTgaaggagatctggtatgtcacccaAAACTATAACAAATTTCTATAGAGGTACATTGGAGAACgttctgactgtttgcatcacagcctgctttGGAGCCTCTGATGTAAGAGGATCGTAAGAGGCTGCAAATGATTGTGGACTCAGTCAGCTGCATCACCAGCCATCCTCCcatccatcgaggacatcttaaGGAGGCAGTGTGTCAGGAAGGTGGTATCATTCGTTAAAGATGCTCACAATCCAGGACATGTTCACTTCACATTACTACCAAAAAGTAAGAGGTgtaagagcctgaagaccccttcTCAATATTTTAAGGACATCGTCTTcacttccgccatcagatttctgaacagtccgtgaACGGATAAACAATATTTGTCATTCGCACTGTTTGTTTTATAACTTATATCACTGCTTACAtgtatcttgcactgtactaccgttgtaaagcaacaaatttcatgtcatatgtcagtggTAGTGGTAATAAACCTGTATCCAATCATGAGTGTTTTCCTAAATGCTATTTTCAATTGCTGACTTGCAAAGGGCTCACGGTTAGAGCTGTCTTTAAGTAGGACAACAATTTGAATAATCATTTCAACTTTACGACTGTTCTAATATACACAGATCAGACAGGGTTCACTTGGCTTCCTTACATTAAGAAAGGTgctctaaggcaggggttcccaaccttttttttatgccatggacccctagcaTTAACCAAAGGGTCCGCGGACCCCCGCTCTGTGGAGATTAACTGCACATTTATAGGTCATGCAATTAAATATGAGCAAGTTACCATTTTTTTTGTTTACTTGGTATCTCATTTATCAATTGCAAAATCAGGAGCAAACATGTTGCAGATTAAATGATGCATCAGTAAAGGGAGACATCTGCCCGTGAATCATCGGTTGCTTTGATTCAATTACATTTTCATCTTCTGATAAGACAGAACAAACTTTAATTTGCGTAGGTGAATGCATAACCAGCAGCCATCTGTTGATTTAGTCGGACTGCTAGTCAAACAAAATAGTGAACAACAGTGAAGGAAATTTAGTACAATTGAAAGATAAGCCAAAGTATGAAAACAAGGTCATTTACCAATGCTAGAGAGTGTCACCACTTGTTTACTGATTGCATTAATATTAGTAAGATAAAAAAAGTGGCATTTCAGTTTGAAAACATTACtttcatttcatcattgctgacaAACCACAAATACTTTTTGACATTACCAGCCACTGTTTAAATAACAGTAAAATCCAAGGCCATCACATAACATTTCTGAAAGTCTCATAAAAACTTTCTAATATAATAGAATGTGTTTTAAtcaattttatattttttctctgtGGATTCTCACCTTGTTATGATGAAGAGACTTGAGAGTTCCTGAGATCACGTGCGAGATATGGTCCAgaacttagctcctggtagggtcaccaatTGCAGCAAGGTCCAGACAAacagcaatccaaccaagacctcaatggtggagctggctgaagaCGATGATATATCACAATGGCAGCAAAGGCTGCAGCAGTCAAGGGTTTAAAACTGCCTTGCAtgtcatgccactggaccctgacctccAACTGTCTCCGACCATGTGGTGACTGCCTGTGCGTCAGCCTCCCCACTTTAAAaaaagtcatgcacaggcattctcctTTAAGGAAATAACTCCTAAGGAGAACATTATACTGGACTTGAATGATTGCACTACTGTATTTTTTATATAGAGAACACTTTATCTGGgggagcaaatcataaacacaagagattgtgcagatgctgatgaagagtcttgacctgagACTTAGCTGATCATTCAtttccatggctgctgcctgacctgctgaggtcctccagcttcGTGTGTGTGTCACTTTAATTGGGGGGAGTGGAATTGTCCCATTACTTTCCAACATATTAAATGAACCCCAGGCAGCTACAACAGAAGTACTTCATCAAAAaaagctgatgtaaaagatttagAATTTCTGTACTGCAAAGTTAGGCGCTTCATACCATTAAAAATGTGCAGCCAACTTTGCTTGGAGCTGGGAGGCATCTTTCACCATACTGAATCTAGGGTTTATCAGAAATATGTTTAATTGTAACAGGGTTTTAATTTTAACACACGGAAATAAGGGaattatttgttttaaaatattcttGACGTACACTCtgtagctactttattaggtacctcctgaatGTTTGTATGTCTGTTACTGTTGTACACCCACTTCAACGtttgatgtattgtgcattcagagatactcttctacacaccactgttgcaacacatggttatttgagttctgtcaccctcctgtcagcttgaaccggcctggctattctcctctgacctctctcattaacaaggcatttttgtgcacagaactgccattcactggatgtttttttttgttttcagcaccattctctgtaaactctgtgcatgaaaatcccaggagattagcagtttctgagatactcaaaccactccatccaGCATcaccaatcattccatgatcaaagtcacttgatCACTGGTATACCTCAGCGACTTCTGACATGTTGGTGGCCAACAAAACTTTGCTAatcactttttctggcaaacgaCCGTTGCAAGTAAAGTCTGTAACTCCCCTTTAGACTTGGAAGCAATTCAACGTGGCAGAACCAAGGCAAGGAGAGGTGGCAGGCCCATCATCAAGTGTGGAAGAGTGTGTTAatcttctttatatatatatttggtgtctttgtttcatggctgcctgttagatgaatctcaaggttgtataatgtatacatactttgataataaatactttgaacttgaaatttgaaagttactttgatcacatttcttccccattctcatggCTGATCcgaacaaaaactgaacctcttgaccatgtctgcatgctttcatgcaaagtttactgccacatgactggctgattagatgcttacattaacaagcaggttaaCAGCTgtgcttaataaagtggccactgagtgtatgtttaatTGTAACAGATCTTTAATTTCAATATGTACTTTCATCTTGGAGCTAAGGGAACAGAATTACTGTCACAAGCTGTGCTATTTCTGTTTTAAAATGTTCTTGATTTACATTGCAGCTTTCAAAGTCATGTTAAAAACAATTCCCATACATTCTAGGAATCACAGAATATTACTTCACAGAAATGAATCATCTGGCTCGTCTGTGCCAGTGACTTTCACCGCATGACATACCTAACAGTTTTGTTCTTCTTTTAGTGAACTAGTACTCGGAATGCTCAAGTTGTAGATTGTAATAAATTAACAAGAATTTCAGGAGATGCTCTTCAGTTCTAAAGCAGACTTCACTGCAAGTGTTTAATGTTCCACCTGGTCTGCTACTTCCTGGtataaacatagaattctccaacttccggtaattccctccccctatccctatttcaccccgccccctcccccagctgcctaccacctccctctactacccattgtgtttcccctattctttcttcacctttcctgcccatcacctccctgcctctcttcccccacccctttatctttccccttactggttcttcacctagaacctaccagccttctccttcccaccctcgccccaccttctttatagggcctctgccccttccccctacagtcctgaccaagcgttccggcccgaaacgtcaaccgatcttttccacggatgctgcctgacctgctgagttcctcctgcgtgtTGTGAGCGCTGCTACTTTCCTGGTAAGTGCAATCACATTGAAGGGATCCAGCAAAATGCCAGTTATAGTAGCTGTGTGTGACACCTGATTATACTGGCATTTACATTACATTGCCAGTGGATGAACTCCATTAGCAAATGCATTAGTAGCTCATTGTCTAATGCCTTAATCCTTAAGcatgttttcttttaaaaaggcagaaccCCAAACTCctctttgtcttcctcaccatgcCAGTGCATCTGTCATTTACCAATTGCAATCCTTTTCAGTTGTAAATCACTAAGGAAGGTTCGGGTGTATGAAAGCAAGCTCCAGAGGCTGGCATTGCTAAAGGCCAAGAAAAACTGGCCACGAGAGCAAAGTTCACTTAATGCTTAGTTGGTTGTGATGCTGGGTTGCATGAAATGGGGGCTGTTTATAGGAATGATACTGTATAAGAATACAGTTACTGTCATAGAATAGCCTCTCTCATAATTGGAGGCCAGTTCATGTAATTAAATTGCACTTCCAAATATATCACACACCACAGACAAGCAAGATGATTTCTACTATTTGAGTCAATAGTTGGCACCTGTTGGTCAAAATTGGCTGTTGTCCTTATGCAAAGGTAGGATAACCAAAATAAAATCTTACCTAGGTCCTCCCATATCATCCCCAATACCATAATAAGTATTCTATTCCCAGAATTCATCATTTCATAAGGAGCATTTTAATTCAGTCCTCATGAAAAATGAACACAGCTTCCATCAAATCTTTAATGTGGCCGATTTTATGTCACCACTGCAAGAAATTGAAATCACTGCAAGCAGTACACATACTTAGCCCAAAAATGCTATAGTGTAAACTTAAGGATGTTCAGCAGATTAAGGTTATTGAATTTTTTCCTTCTCCAAGGCCGGATACAAAAATCTGGAACTGACATCCCTCCACTTGTATTAAATTACTCTTATTACAATCTTCTACTCTACCTTCTCCTAGAGTACTTCATCCCTGCATGCATGCCCTTATGCCCTGGTGCTTCTCATCATTTGGCAACTTGTGTACAACTGCTTGCATCAGTATGAAGAACACCTCTCTGAACAAATTCGCAATCCAGTGTCTGCAGCAAGTCATCCCAGGGATGCTGTTCATTAGTCAACTGGGTGTCCCATCTCAGAATATCCAGTGCACAATATACACCTATTCTCAGAAGAAAGTAGATTGGGTCATTTACGGAATTTAACATTGTGCCCCAATACAAAATtacatctcagaatcaggtttaatatcttctGGTTTATGTAGTTAAATTTGTTGTTACACGGCAGCAGTAAGTAtatttgttaaattaaataagtcgtgcaaaaaaagtgaagtagtgctcatgggttcaatgtccatttagaaatctgaaggcagaggggaagaaactgttcctgaatcattgaaagaTTATAAAATTCACCAGGTTAAAACAACCCAAAATCAACTTTAAAATCATGAAAGGCAATGCCAGACAATTCAGGGGAAcatcaaaaagagaaaaaaattacacaATTTGTATAAGGTAACCCCTTATACAAAGAAATTGGTGTAATGAGCTATTTTGTCAAGATTTGTTGGGCAAAGCATCCTCTTGTCATACAATTTAAGCAGCACTGTCTAATAGGCATACGTTAgttcgtgagaccatggatttgcgccttgcaaggtttccagggcacagacctgggcaaggttttatgaAAGACCGGCAGTggccccatgctgcaagtctcccctctccgcgctaccgatgttgtccaagggaagggcactaaggccaatacagcttggcaccagtgtaatcacagagcaatgtgtggttaagtgccttgctcaagaacacaacgcactgaggcttgaactagagaccttcaagtcactagacccaacaccttaaccacttggccacgcaccaacacaagcAGCACTGTAAATGGAACTTAAATGGCTATTCACTGAATGTTCAGTCACACACAAAGCTGTTAAGTTCAGCCTTTTACaggataacagcagagcagccTCTTCCCAAAAACAAGTCTTCTAGTTGATTGTCATTTCTCACCAGTGAAATCATTTGTTCACTTAAATTTCTAAACAATTCAAAATATTTTCCGTATAACTTAATTCTTTGGTAGAAACCTTAGTGAACCTCAGGTAAGACAGCAAGTCACAAGTATTCAGGTTCTGGTTAATTTTATTTGTTCCATTTTTGGATTTgtttggggggggagggaaggggcaaGAAACAGTTATACAGAAACTTGTATCTAAATTGGTAAAAGCAAATAAACTTTTCAGAAATAATTCTACATGCTATATTCTGAATctatggaaaccatgctggcttgagAAGTTACAAATTTAATAAAAatgtacaataaaaaataaacatgagATTTCATTCATCTTACTGTAGTCTCTAGTATTAACTAACAGTAATGGCTGCAACTCAGGTATTTTCATGCTAGAATTCTAGCCTTTTAGGTTTTAACAAATTAAATATGGGATTTAAGACTTATTGGTGCATTTCCAAAACAATTTTGAAATGGTTTCTACATTGTTATTTGTTATCAAGCACCACTAAAATGTTCCAATTCCTATTTATGTAGTGAATGCTCTTTCCAAAACAAGCCAATTCTATAGATAGGAAAACTGAGAAAGTGTCAGGTTAAGATTTTAATTTTACACAATTAACCATAGTGCTAAACACAAAATTAGCTTCAAAATGCCTCAAATTCATTTTAAAGTCACAATGAAactataaaattaaaataaatacagaAGAAATCTTACATCTGCTAAAATAAATAAAGTATCTGAACACTTTACTATGGAAAATGCATACCAGAAAGTTACAAGTACTGACAGCTTTTCAAACAGAATAACTGCTGGCTAAGTTCATGTGCATGCTGTGAAGCACTGTATGTGGCTCAAGGTCATCCACTCATTGCCGTTACCTTGAGGTAGATAACACATGCGTACCATGTTCTGCATTCATTGCTGGTTTTCCTGGCATCACATGTTTAAGAAACAATTAAGCTATCAGAAATCTTATATATTGCTGGGGAAAACAAATGCAATTTACTGCTTGGAATTTTAATTttcaaatgaaattttaaaaaactcatGCACGTATATTTTAACCGTGTGTTTGCCAAAATGGAAGCCATTCCATTTGTAAAACAAGTAGACTGTGCTTGGTGGTTTTTCTGTTTCACCAATAAAATGTACCCACTTGGCTTAGTGCATTTTCTCACCACTGTTTCAGTCACAATTTTCTGTGTTAGTCACCGTCTTTTTATGATGTACATTAttttaaactgtgcaaatgacaTACAGGTTTACAAAAAATTAAAATGCAATGTTGCAATGTCAAAATAATTTGTCTTGTAAAAATGATACTATTCAAAccaaaagcaaaaacaaaagaaattacaaaaataaaaaagatTCCAGACTTCATAAAACAAGACAAATGCACATAGTGAAGTATACAAAACAAATGTCTGCTGAGTGTTCTATTCAGTTCAAATGTTTCAAGATGCTACTATAGGTCTTATGAGGAATCTGAGGAGATGGTTTTGCAGCTGAAGGTGCTAAAGTATTCTGAATTGCTCTAGTTTTTAGCGGTGAATTGACAGGATTGTCAAATTGGGGAATACCAATGGACTCCAACTGCTTAGTAAATGGGATTTCCCCATTTCTGCTCATCTCTTCAGTAACCTTGTCCTCCTGTTTCCTGTCACTTGCTGGCTCAGATTCTGCTATTTCTACATCATCTTTTTTGTTGAATAATTTGTCTAAGTAGCTAGTAAATGTAGTTTTTTCCAGCTGTTCATCTTTCCTGCTATCCCAACAAACTTCTTCATCTTGAATTAGAAAACTTTCATCCCACCCACCATTTCCCTCAATTGAAAACTGGCATTCCCAAGGATTCTGGTTCCGGCACCCCAGTTGAGCCAAATTAGCCATCCCCTTCTCCTCTTTCTCCTGACTAACAGATTTGCAATTTGACAATGAACTTCTTAGATCCAACTGGGAAACTGAGCTGTTCAAGTCATTCAGCTTGTCTACATCAGGAGACTCTGGCTGCATACCCAATTTGATAGTGCTGGCCATAAAAGAATCAAAGTCAAACTCTCGAATTTTCTCTTTGTCCTTTTCAGCAATCTGCTGGGATGCCTCTACCAGTGCTAGCTGTGCTTTCACCAGTCCGTTCTTCTCACATTTTGACTTTCCTTTTTTATCTGGCTTCTCTCTGCTCTGCTCTTTCCAGTTAGATAGGTCCATAATAAGTTTGGGCTCATAATAATGGTTCACTTCACTCTCCCTCCACATCAAGTTATCCAAGTAGGATGGTGACCCCATTTTATAATTACAAGTATGACCACACTGCAGATCACAATATTTGTTTTCATGGTGATCTGGATGTGACCAAGAATGTTCAGTGGAAAAGTTCAAGTCAAATGCAGGATCTTCCAAATATTTTTCACGGTCTCCATCTAAATACTTGCGAGGGTccacttgcacttcttcctctTCAGTCATGTCAGACACTGCTCGCGGATCACGCTGAACATCATCTGCCTCAAAATTACTGTGCAAAGGCCAATCATGGTCTGATAATTCACTCTCATGGTATCTGAAATGAACAATTTAAGCAATGGCTCATTCAAGATGCAGAATATCTAAGATTGAAACATCATGTTGAAATATTACAGGCTGTTTTGTAATTGCAGCAAATGTTCCACAACTATTTTATAAAATCCATTAAAAACACAAGGTTAGACATTCACATGGAAAATTTTCATTGGTTTTAACTATCCACATATTTTAGAAGTGTCCTTATTTTGATAATTTAAAAATACCAAATTTCAGGTCAGTAGAGCAGATACATCTCGAAGACATGCTGGTAGGCTGATGCAAATGACTCTTAGTATAGATAGGTggtaggagaatcagggcaggtgGGGAGGTGAAAAGACTTTAGGGGGAGTTGatgacagagagatagagagacagagagacaaatGGAGGAGTGATTGAAAATCCAGCATAGACTCAACGTGATGCTGTAAGGCAATATAAATATAACCACACAAAATTCAGTGTTAGTCGATCACAACGAAGACCTCATACTTCAAACATTTTCCTCAAGACAAGCTGAGATGTCAATGAAATAATGTTACCTCACTGAATGACAGCCTTTGAGGAACTTTAATAGAATACAAACCTAGTTTGCACTGAAACTACACTGCACATACTTAACTGATGGTCACAAAAAGTCAGGAGAAAGCCTTAACTAAACTCTTAACTACATCAGCTTGTCAGCTGAGCTGGCACAGATGT from Mobula hypostoma chromosome 13, sMobHyp1.1, whole genome shotgun sequence includes:
- the mapk6 gene encoding mitogen-activated protein kinase 6, which gives rise to MAEKFGSLMNIHGFDLGARYMDLKPLGYGGNGLVFSAVDNDCDKRVAVKKIVLSDPQSVKHALREIKIIRRLDNDNIVKVFEILGPSGIPLSDDVGAITELNSVYIVQEYMETDLAKLLEQSPFSEEHARLFMYQLLRGLKYIHSANVLHRDLKPANLFINTEDLVLKIGDFGLARIMDPHYSHKGHLSEGLVTKWYRSPRLLLSPNNYTKAIDMWAAGCIFAEMLTGKTLFAGAHELEQMQLILNSIPVIHEEDHQELLGVIPVYLQKDMTEPHNPLPQLLPGICSEALDFLERILTFNPMDRLTAAEALAHPYMSIYSFPSDEPTSTHPFHIEDEVDDILLMDESHSHTYNWDRYHESELSDHDWPLHSNFEADDVQRDPRAVSDMTEEEEVQVDPRKYLDGDREKYLEDPAFDLNFSTEHSWSHPDHHENKYCDLQCGHTCNYKMGSPSYLDNLMWRESEVNHYYEPKLIMDLSNWKEQSREKPDKKGKSKCEKNGLVKAQLALVEASQQIAEKDKEKIREFDFDSFMASTIKLGMQPESPDVDKLNDLNSSVSQLDLRSSLSNCKSVSQEKEEKGMANLAQLGCRNQNPWECQFSIEGNGGWDESFLIQDEEVCWDSRKDEQLEKTTFTSYLDKLFNKKDDVEIAESEPASDRKQEDKVTEEMSRNGEIPFTKQLESIGIPQFDNPVNSPLKTRAIQNTLAPSAAKPSPQIPHKTYSSILKHLN